From Azospirillum brasilense:
AATATCCTCAGTTCTCTTGCAGTAACCGGCCTTTGCAAAGGCTTGAGTTGATTAAGATAAGATTCATTCATATAGGCCATGTCGCGCTTCAGTAACTCTTTATCCTCATACCTCTTTCCATTATAAACCCATGCTTGCTGCGCGCATGCACCAAGCATCATTAAACATGCAAAAGCAGCGGCGATTGATCGTGACTTCATAGCACCTTTCCCTCAGCGTTTAAGCATTCTTCAAGACTTACCGCCACAATAGCAGATGGGCCAACTTTGCAGCGAACCACACCACCTTGCGGCAGAAGCGAATCATCATGGGATATTTTGCTTTTCCTGCTCTTTGTTTTTGGAACGAGATCGGCCGCACGGGTGCCTTTATCATTTTCCTTCAATAAGTAACGGGCGCGGAATGACCCAACATCAACGTCACAGATGCTTTGCGTCTCCAAAGACAGAGAAGGTATGGAAATGCAAACACCCATGGGCTGGCGGAACGACTGCCCCTCAACTCTATCTATCTGCTTTACCGACCCTGATAGATCCCGAACCGTATATCGGAACCGAAATTGTTTGACCGGCGGCGCATCCATCGCGCTACCAATAAGTGCACCAAGAAGAGCCGCACCAACATGATCGGTGGCCGAATAACTTGGTCGAGACCCTTTGAACGCATTATCGACATATAGTGCCGAACCGTATGCTTGACCGATTGCAGCGCCGCCTGTCGTCCCTGGTGTAGATTCGTCCAATGCTTGAGCATCGATGATGACGCCGTAGCGATTGCTATCTGCTACGTCCACCACGTACTTTGCCTGCAAGCTGGCTTTCTCGGACTCACTCAGAGCCGACCAAACCTGTTCGTTGGTCCTTAGCAACTCTGCCGTCGCCCACGCGTCTGTTATACAGCACAGGAACACGATCAGTGCTGCACGCCTCATGGATTGCTCCGCCACGAATATGCGATTATTAAGCGCCTTGAGCGACTTTTAGGAGTATGGAATCCGGATGATCGCGAGTCCAGTGCGTTCCACACGGAGATTGATCGCCCGCGTCGGGGTCTGATAGCCCTTCCCCACCTGCAACGGTGGAAGCCTCCCAACATGCCCCGCCCCACGATCACCGGCGCCCTGTGGGTCATCGCGTCAGCGCTCGCCTTCATGGCCGCCAACATCGCGATCCGGCACTTGGGCGCCAAGCTGCCGCCACTGGAGATGGCCATGTTCCGGTCGGCCGGCGGCCTAATCATGGTGCTGGTCGCGTGGCATGCCTTCCTCCACCTTCGCCAGCTCCGGGACCCGCACATCCACCTCGTCCGGGCTGTTGTGGGCGCAGTATCGCTGATGGCTCTGGTCCACTCCTACGCCACCCTTCCCGTCGCCCTGGTCACCGCCTTCATGTATGTCCGAGCCGCTTTGGTGGTGCCCATGGCTTGGCTGTTCCTGAAGGAGCGGGTTGGTCCCGACGTGTGGGCAGCGGTCGGCCTCGGCATCGCTGGGGGCGTCGTCTCGCTCTGGCCTCGCCTCTCTGCCATTGGAACGCCGACGGCGGTTTGGGATGGTTGGGAAGCGCTGATCCTGCCACTCGCCGCCCTCGCCGGAGCCGGGAGCCACATCTGCATGCGCAGGCTGGCCCTGACCAACCCGCC
This genomic window contains:
- a CDS encoding DMT family transporter, which gives rise to MPRPTITGALWVIASALAFMAANIAIRHLGAKLPPLEMAMFRSAGGLIMVLVAWHAFLHLRQLRDPHIHLVRAVVGAVSLMALVHSYATLPVALVTAFMYVRAALVVPMAWLFLKERVGPDVWAAVGLGIAGGVVSLWPRLSAIGTPTAVWDGWEALILPLAALAGAGSHICMRRLALTNPPSVVVAVSAILVTAVVAVPASSVAIGPPAADIPLLAGMALLSGLAQWFTVKSYSYASPARLAPLSLIDVPIALVAGYLLFGEVPGGMQMVGSAMIIGAALYVFRAERSDSRSNSSESPR